From Staphylococcus delphini, one genomic window encodes:
- a CDS encoding solute:sodium symporter family transporter has translation MGLFSIVSFVLVVFLVGLYAFVRSRKIDTRNADGFFMGGRSLTGFTIASTIIMTNLSTEQIVGQNGQSFVAGMEVMAWEVTAAIAIVILAWVFLPKYFRYGIDTISDFVELRYDSFTKKLVSMLFIFTYVVSFLPVVLYSGALVFNKIFNVSGILNVSNSTAVILISTIIGVVGIIYLFIGGLSLSAHSDSIYGVGLLVGGLSIPILGLIIFGDGSFLQGFDKVVQNTPEKLNSIGAIDSKIVPWPTLFFGMFFNNLFFWCTNQMIVQKALAGQSLKEAQKGAMYVGIFKIFGALFLVFPGILAFNMLGNQVDNPDNAYPMLVNEVLPEWAYGLFGAVIFGAILSSFVGSLNSTATLFSLDFYKSVINKEASNEKVSRVGRIMTVVVGIIVVILAPMISLFPQGLYAVVQEFNGVYNMPLLVLILVGFFAKRTSHQGAKVMFVFHIVMYALSKVLLTDIHFLYVLSVLFFIDLLILLIFNKIKPSNAFDFDANYAKVDITPWKHRYVVGIIIIIIVIVTYTIFSPLVLAGIGGN, from the coding sequence ATGGGTTTATTTTCAATTGTTTCTTTTGTTTTAGTGGTTTTTTTAGTGGGGCTTTATGCCTTTGTTAGAAGTAGAAAGATAGATACGAGGAATGCTGATGGTTTTTTCATGGGAGGAAGAAGCTTAACTGGATTTACCATTGCTTCCACAATCATCATGACAAATTTATCTACTGAGCAAATTGTTGGTCAGAACGGTCAAAGTTTTGTTGCTGGGATGGAAGTAATGGCTTGGGAAGTGACTGCAGCCATAGCTATTGTGATATTGGCATGGGTATTTTTACCTAAGTATTTCAGATATGGGATTGATACAATATCTGATTTTGTTGAATTACGTTACGATTCTTTTACTAAAAAATTAGTGTCAATGTTATTTATATTCACATATGTCGTTTCATTTTTACCTGTTGTACTTTATTCAGGAGCGCTCGTATTTAATAAAATTTTTAACGTGAGTGGCATTTTGAATGTAAGTAACTCTACAGCAGTTATTTTAATTTCTACAATTATAGGTGTCGTTGGTATTATTTACTTATTTATTGGTGGTCTTTCATTGAGTGCACACAGTGATTCTATTTACGGTGTCGGTTTGCTCGTTGGTGGTCTTTCAATACCTATTTTAGGCCTTATTATCTTTGGGGATGGCAGCTTTTTACAAGGCTTTGACAAAGTCGTTCAAAACACACCTGAAAAATTAAACTCAATTGGCGCTATTGATTCAAAAATTGTTCCTTGGCCTACATTATTCTTTGGTATGTTCTTTAACAACTTATTCTTCTGGTGTACAAACCAAATGATTGTTCAAAAAGCACTTGCTGGTCAAAGTCTTAAAGAAGCACAAAAAGGTGCAATGTATGTCGGTATATTCAAAATTTTTGGTGCATTATTCTTAGTTTTCCCAGGTATTCTTGCTTTCAATATGTTAGGCAATCAAGTCGATAATCCTGATAATGCATATCCAATGTTAGTTAATGAAGTTTTACCTGAATGGGCATATGGATTATTTGGAGCCGTTATTTTTGGTGCGATTTTAAGTTCATTTGTCGGATCGTTAAACAGCACAGCGACTTTATTCTCATTAGACTTTTACAAATCAGTCATCAATAAAGAAGCATCTAACGAAAAAGTATCGAGAGTTGGCCGTATTATGACTGTTGTCGTTGGGATTATTGTTGTTATTCTTGCACCAATGATTTCGCTTTTCCCTCAAGGATTATATGCAGTTGTACAGGAATTTAACGGTGTTTATAACATGCCGTTGTTAGTATTAATTTTAGTCGGCTTTTTTGCTAAACGTACATCACATCAAGGTGCAAAAGTAATGTTTGTTTTTCACATTGTTATGTATGCGCTTTCCAAAGTGTTGTTGACTGACATCCATTTCTTATATGTATTAAGTGTATTATTCTTTATCGATTTATTGATTTTATTAATCTTTAACAAAATTAAACCTTCAAATGCATTTGACTTTGACGCCAATTACGCAAAAGTTGATATTACCCCTTGGAAACATCGCTATGTCGTTGGCATCATTATTATCATTATTGTGATCGTGACATATACAATCTTTTCACCACTTGTATTAGCTGGAATAGGAGGGAACTAA
- the iolG gene encoding inositol 2-dehydrogenase, whose product MKLTIGVIGAGRIGQLHIDYLRKHPNIRIKWVSDINCDKLADWIEQQGIENSTKDHHDILNDPEVDAVIICSPTDTHVDIIKAACEKGKHIFCEKPISLTLSESLEAVKCVEEAGVKLQMGFNRRFDRNFSTLQKALKDRTLGEIQSLRITSRDPAPPPIEYVKHSGGLFMDMSIHDFDMARYLMQSEVVEVYAKGAALVNPDLKEINDIDTAIVTLTFENGALCVIENCRRSVYGYDQRIEVLGDKGSISAGNENTNTLTFAYADGIKQDNPPFFFLERYKKAYEIEMNAFIESIINDENVSCSIIDGLKAQEIAEKCKESLIKGMPVKINS is encoded by the coding sequence ATGAAATTAACTATAGGTGTTATCGGTGCAGGAAGAATTGGACAACTTCACATCGATTATCTTAGAAAACATCCGAATATTAGAATCAAATGGGTATCTGATATCAATTGTGATAAATTAGCAGATTGGATTGAACAACAAGGAATTGAAAACAGTACAAAAGACCATCATGATATTTTGAATGACCCTGAAGTCGATGCTGTAATTATTTGTTCTCCAACAGATACACATGTAGATATTATTAAAGCGGCTTGTGAAAAAGGTAAACACATCTTCTGTGAAAAGCCAATTAGCTTAACTTTATCTGAATCATTGGAAGCAGTTAAGTGTGTTGAAGAAGCAGGGGTTAAGTTGCAAATGGGCTTCAATAGACGATTTGACCGCAACTTCTCAACGCTTCAAAAGGCTTTAAAGGATCGAACACTTGGAGAAATCCAATCTTTAAGAATTACTTCAAGAGACCCGGCGCCACCACCAATTGAATACGTGAAACATTCAGGCGGACTATTTATGGATATGTCTATCCATGACTTTGATATGGCTCGATATCTTATGCAATCAGAAGTTGTTGAAGTTTATGCGAAAGGTGCTGCTCTAGTAAATCCAGACCTTAAAGAAATCAATGATATCGATACAGCTATTGTAACGCTCACTTTTGAAAATGGGGCTTTATGTGTCATAGAAAATTGTAGAAGAAGTGTATATGGGTATGATCAACGTATAGAGGTACTTGGAGATAAAGGGTCAATTTCTGCTGGAAACGAAAATACAAATACACTCACATTTGCATATGCTGATGGTATTAAGCAAGATAACCCACCGTTCTTCTTTTTAGAGCGCTATAAAAAAGCGTATGAAATCGAGATGAATGCATTTATAGAATCGATTATTAACGATGAAAATGTGTCATGTTCAATTATAGATGGATTAAAAGCCCAAGAAATCGCAGAAAAATGTAAAGAATCGTTAATCAAAGGTATGCCAGTAAAAATCAATTCATAA
- a CDS encoding class II fructose-bisphosphate aldolase yields MKEALTKAYKEHYAVPQINVNGLIWIEGILLAAEKKNSPIILGTTDKIIDFLGGYEFINQLIHLKAKSLNITIPYYVHLDHGSSVESCYKAIDAGYDSVMYDGSQLPLAENILNTNKVVKYAHESGINTEGEIGAIGGNEDGMEHQIAYASIDDCLEIVSQTHIDSLAPALGSVHGKYKGEPQLGFEVMQELNERLQMPLVLHGASGLSDNDLKRAIQYGHSKINFNTEINIEWSGKMRTILNENPELFNPKTIISPTITTIQSTVENIIDKCGSTNKA; encoded by the coding sequence ATGAAAGAGGCATTAACTAAAGCCTATAAAGAACATTATGCAGTTCCTCAAATCAATGTTAATGGATTAATTTGGATTGAAGGGATTCTTTTAGCAGCTGAAAAAAAGAACTCACCTATCATACTTGGAACAACTGATAAAATTATTGATTTTTTAGGTGGTTACGAGTTTATTAACCAATTAATTCATTTAAAGGCTAAAAGTTTAAATATCACGATACCTTATTACGTTCACTTAGACCACGGAAGTTCAGTAGAGTCATGTTATAAAGCTATCGATGCGGGATATGATTCAGTCATGTATGACGGTTCGCAATTACCGTTAGCGGAAAATATCTTAAACACAAATAAAGTGGTTAAATATGCACATGAAAGCGGCATTAATACGGAAGGTGAAATTGGAGCAATTGGCGGTAATGAAGATGGAATGGAACATCAAATCGCCTATGCTTCAATAGATGATTGTCTAGAAATTGTGAGTCAAACCCATATTGACAGTTTGGCTCCAGCTCTTGGATCGGTGCACGGCAAATATAAAGGTGAACCACAACTAGGTTTTGAAGTGATGCAAGAACTTAACGAAAGGTTACAGATGCCACTTGTGTTACATGGAGCTTCTGGACTATCTGATAATGATTTAAAACGAGCCATTCAGTATGGTCATAGTAAGATTAATTTTAACACAGAGATTAATATTGAATGGAGCGGGAAAATGAGAACAATACTGAATGAAAATCCAGAATTGTTTAATCCTAAAACAATCATCTCTCCAACAATCACAACGATTCAAAGCACGGTAGAAAATATTATTGATAAATGTGGATCTACAAATAAAGCGTAA
- a CDS encoding acetolactate decarboxylase encodes MKEYRHYIHQVGTMKSLLEGHLESEVTIAELLRYGDYGFGTLNHADGDFVIIDGQPVHMNQFDEHHGLNGREKVPYGAIYRDHAQLTFDITDMHHTYVFERIKQKFESNQLFSMTRIYGDLSDLHLSIYEKHPVIEPSSQHIQPITLSEVERTIREIKGTILVLYTPHELSGIHPPGFSAYFVSEHHHIVGKVMSFNVVAARASFQSFDGFSVICPSVEPLFIPYFPE; translated from the coding sequence ATGAAAGAATATCGTCATTATATTCATCAAGTTGGCACGATGAAATCCTTATTAGAAGGTCACCTAGAAAGTGAAGTCACGATTGCTGAACTGTTACGTTACGGTGATTATGGCTTTGGAACATTGAATCATGCAGATGGCGATTTTGTGATTATTGATGGTCAGCCCGTTCATATGAATCAGTTTGATGAGCATCACGGCCTTAATGGTAGAGAGAAAGTACCGTATGGCGCCATTTACCGTGACCATGCTCAATTGACTTTTGACATCACTGACATGCATCATACCTATGTTTTTGAAAGAATCAAACAAAAGTTCGAAAGTAATCAGTTGTTTTCCATGACAAGAATATACGGTGACTTGAGTGATTTACATCTCAGCATTTATGAAAAACACCCAGTCATTGAACCATCGTCTCAACACATACAACCGATTACTTTATCCGAAGTTGAACGTACAATTCGTGAAATCAAAGGCACTATTTTAGTTCTATATACACCCCATGAGCTGAGTGGCATTCATCCGCCTGGGTTTAGCGCCTATTTCGTTTCAGAGCATCATCATATTGTTGGAAAAGTGATGAGCTTTAACGTTGTAGCAGCGCGTGCATCATTCCAAAGTTTTGACGGGTTCTCAGTCATCTGTCCATCCGTTGAACCATTGTTTATTCCATATTTCCCTGAATAA